The Vitis vinifera cultivar Pinot Noir 40024 chromosome 8, ASM3070453v1 genome segment ACCCAATAGCTGccaacaattcattaaataaaagtCTTGAATGAATTGTTCTGTGTCAATTGCAATCATTATCTATCATTTCAACTCAGTTACCAACTTCACCACATTCCAATACTTTTATGAATGGATGACTATGTggaagtaataaatataaaatcaagaatCCAGGGAGAGCCTTTCTAGCTCTCGAATTCCATGACTGGAAGCTTTCTTTAGTTCTAGAGCTCTCTTATAAGGAGGAGCAATTGGGGGCTGTACAGGATCCAAGCTCTGGTAAGTTCCTTCAGCAACTTTGGGAAGAGGATATGACTGGTCTGAGTCATACCCACTGAGGTCTCCACAAGCCAAAAATGGAATGTACACCTTATTTGGCCCTTCCAACCACCCGCTTCTGCAATCTGTCATGCAACAAATATTAGGAGGGAAAAACATCACTATCATCTATTAAGCAAGAATCTCCTAAGAACAGGCCCAATCAAAGATGTAAAACTTGGCCTGGACTAAGAAGTACTTGTTTTGCTTGAACAAACATTGACATGAACCACTTCCTAACTAATGTCTGATATGTTCATccataaacaatataaaaatattgagacCAAGAACTTTGATGTGATGGAAACTATGGGAGATTTGAGATGAGATTGTCCTGAAAAGGGAGAACCAGAGACAGAAGGTTTTTAGATCTCTTTTCACATTTTGTTTGGTTGTAAGTTGTACAAGATTAGAGATTTGATCATTAGTTAAGACACACAAACAAGGATGACAAACCAGCCTATCAGAGTCTATGTCAAAAAAAAAGATTTGCTTTGAACATCAATGCAATTCACaactttctaataaaaaattatatgcaaGAACCTAAATTCATAATATGAGGAAAATACTAAACTTACCTAGATCATCTGCTCCTGATGGACTTCCCACCTTTTCTAGAAGGCGATGCAAATCTTTCTCATTAAATCCTTCAGGAGGAGAATAATTTTCACAAACTGCAAATGCCTctacatcataaaaaaaatacaagaattaGCTTTGACCAGGGTCACAGGGCAGGCAAATTGTCAGTCAATTGTCAATAAAATCAGACTATGTCTTCTCTGAGAGATCCCAAATAGGCACTTTCACCAGAGTTGTATAGCAGGAAATTATAAAGCACCATTCTTCTGTGTGCACATACGACAAGACTCCTTGCAATGGATCCTGTATTACATAACAGATCCTTCTTATGCAATGAATGCCTTTATGATAACAAGAATACCACTTTTGTGAGAGATCCAGATTTCCttaagaattttgttttttactttcattttaattttaattgattttattcatttatttattctgtTTGCAGTAACTCAATTTTGAAGGAGCCATTGGCTCTCGTGGAATCTCCAGAAGTCTCCCAATATAttctttaattctttgtttttttataggcTATGTGCTTTAATTCTTTGTTGACTTGGAAGTTGAACTCATAAGTAGAGATGGCTAATCAGGGGACATGGGAGACTTCGAAAATACAATTATAAATAACATGAGAAGAACTAATAAGCAATTCAGCTACTAAAAGAAAGGAGCTCACTCTTACCTATGCTGGAATTACGGCTGCTTTTCGGTTTTGCAAAAGTTACTATAGGGAAGAATAATTTCAGCTGCAATTGGTGAGCAAAAGTCAGGGAAATTGCATAAGTATTTTCCGGATTGCAGTTCTCATTAAGAACTAGTATTCATGAATAGATAAACCTTAAAGCTAAAACATAAGTAACTTTAGTTGCTCACGCCCCATGAAGCAATTATTATCAAAACCATAGGGTTTCTGAATTTAGTGTGTCAAAAATGTAACAATAACATGAGACAAACAGGATTTGTGAAAGGATGATCAGCTGCTATATTTGGAAAAACATTAATTAGGCACCACTACAGACACTATGATTATGGAAGtgggaagaaataaaaaaactcagGGGAAATATAAATATAGTTCCCAACTCTCATGTAATAATGCAAAAGATAAATATCATCCTGATAATCAAGCTGACTGGTTACCAAAGATGTGCCCTTGATGGCTGCCGGAACTGCTAGACAAGTTTAAAGTTCTTTTTTATCAACTCAgaaattcataaataatttatccaTTAAGGAATTTTGTTAGACCTAGAATCAATGCCCAAACAGAAGGCTAAACTGAAACAAGGGACAAATAAGAATGTGAATGTATTCCAAATAAAATGTTGCACATGAATGTCAAGCGAGGTTTTCATATTAAAACCACTTGACAAATCAAATGAGATtaattaattccaaaaattggGAATTGAGCAAGTATTTCATTACCTGGCAATAAAGGAGACTAGTATCTTTTCCCCGAAATATCTTTGCAATAAATTTTCCACCTTTTTTAAGCACATGAGTAACAATTGTTAAACCCTACAAAATAAGTTGGTCCAATAATATCAGTGTAATACAAACATAAACAACATTCACAAACAAATCGGTTACCAGGCAACATTTATACATTGCTCTCAAAACAAAAGTAAGAAGGTGATCAATGGACTCCATAAACTGTATGCAATAatcatcttaaaaaacaaagaacacACTTGATTTACGATTCAGATTtttatagaaacaaaaaaagtaagaaatgaTAGTTTAGATGAAAGAATTACCTACAAGGAATTAAGGGCAAAAATGAAAGTGCTTTGAATTACTGTTGCAAAATCTTCTGACCAGACCAGTTACTAAGGCATCTCACAATTCAAAGATCAGTCAGGTCAATAGAGGAATATATTCCATTTTGAGATTTTGGGAAGAGGGGTTGTTGTTGAGAGATTTATTTCTGGTCTTTCCTTGTTTCCACATGACCAATTTATGGGAGCCAAGGGAAAGGTTACACTATTGCTTTTGCCCTAAGACATAAACTAAAGCTACAAAGATCTCTTTTCTTAACTGCTATCTATGTTCGTACATAAATAATTCATATTGCCTGGAAAACAACACAAATATGCGACCAAGTAATCACTATTTTATGAAATGGAAGGatacatactgtaggtgctatAGAATAGACAGTCCATGTATGGCTACCAAAGGATGCCTTTGTTTTTTGTCTTGAATCTAAATAAATCTTTAATTAAAGTGTAACTagtacttaatagtgttaagtattaagttgtttgtttgtttttttaattttttttaaggtctTAAAACAAGTTGCTTGAAGacttaatcatttttaaaatggtttgttttttaacttattacttttttttaacacaATTTTGTCTTAAtggaaaagtaatttttttttacttttaccaTAAATCTTAGAGCAACTTGCTTAAgacttaaaaaacaaacaaccccAAAGTGTCCAGCAAAATATATATGCCTTTAAGAATAAAACAAACCACAACATGACACACTGCCTAGACCTCATAAACTAGATCTTAGATATTGTGATTTTCACGTTTtctcttttaatattaatttaggaTTCTTAGGTGAGCATGACTGAATAGTGAAGCATGGCACTGCATCTGTATCCATCCAAGGTAATTGCCATCCAAACTCATTATAGTGACTTGCCCTTATAAGAAACATTGATTAGTTTACAAGGAACCTAAACAGCTCACCGCAAGAATAAGTTGGGACTGGACAAATTCATCCATATCATGAAGCCCGGTAACTGCAAATCATCACAGAAACTGATCAACTTAAGAAAAACAAACCACTGCTGGTAGAAACAGAAGCATAAACCATGAAGTTGAAAACAATATATGTTGCCTAACCATCAGGAGCACCATCACACACAACCAGGTCAGCCTTGCATCCATCAAAATGCCTAATGACCTGAAGAACAGAAGATGATAAATAAGGATAATGTCAGATATATCATTTTTACACAGCCAAAAACTGAGAgcaaaaatgatttaaaatagcACACAAATACAATGTGTCAGCCTGGGAAGTGGCATGTCTATGACTCTATAATTATGTGTGCTTGTGCACAAGGATGCATGTTAATATGTAAGAATGTATGGAAGTGCGTGTACATATTGAGGCCTCAACTTTCTCATGAAAATAAAGACACAAGCATAACATGAAAGTCAACATTGACAACCACTGATTCAAGATATTTGGCCAACATCAACCCGTAAAAGTGGTATTGAAGTTGAATATTTTGGCATGTGGTTGTGATCAATTAACCGGACTAATGGTACCAGTGGTATAGGCTCAAG includes the following:
- the LOC100252784 gene encoding putative tRNA (cytidine(32)/guanosine(34)-2'-O)-methyltransferase, with protein sequence MGKASRDKRDIYYRKAKEEGWRARSAFKLLQIDEEFNIFEGVKRVVDLCAAPGSWSQVLSRKLFLPAKLSPASRDGDLPLIVAIDLQPMAPIEGVIQVQGDITNARTAELVIRHFDGCKADLVVCDGAPDVTGLHDMDEFVQSQLILAGLTIVTHVLKKGGKFIAKIFRGKDTSLLYCQLKLFFPIVTFAKPKSSRNSSIEAFAVCENYSPPEGFNEKDLHRLLEKVGSPSGADDLDCRSGWLEGPNKVYIPFLACGDLSGYDSDQSYPLPKVAEGTYQSLDPVQPPIAPPYKRALELKKASSHGIRELERLSLDS